The sequence below is a genomic window from Streptomyces sp. NBC_00582.
TCACGATGGGCTCGCTGGTCGCCGCGTTCGCGCTGGCGCTCGTGGTCAATCCCCGCGTGCGCATCCGGGCCAGCGCCTACGTGTTCCTGCTCACCCTGCTGCTGGTGCCGAGCCTGATCTCCAGCGTGGACCAGGGGGCCGGGTTCGGCGCGCTGTTCCGCTGCGCCCGGCTGGCGCTCTTCATCGGCACGCTCTGGCTGCTCAGCCGCTGGTGGGACGGCGGCACGACGTTCGTCCGGCACCACATCCGGATGTACTTCGCGGTGCTCGGGACGGTGGCCGCCGGCCTGGTCGTCTCACCGGGCACCGCCCTGTCCGGGGAATACGGCGGGCGGCTGGTCGGCGTGTTGTGGCCGCTCACCCCGCCGCAGATCGGACAGTACGCCGCGGTGATCATCGGGCTCACCGTGCTGCTGCTCATGGGCCGCCGGACGGACCGGACCAGCGCGGCGGTGGTCATCGTGCCCTCCCTCGCCCTGCTCGTGCTGACCCATACCCGGACGGCCACCCTCGGCCTGCTCGTCGGGCTGGTGCTGGCGATCGGTTCGCTCATCCTGACCAGCGCCGCCGCCCGCCGGTTCTTCACCTGGGCGGTGCTGTGCGCGACGGTGGCCGCGGTGGTGTTCAGCTCCGCGCTCCAGGCGTGGTTCCTGCGCGGGCAGAGCCAGGAGAACTTCGCCAGCCTCACCGGCCGGGCCAAGGTCTGGCACGCCCTGCTGGCGGCACCCCGGACGACCTCGCAGTACCTGTTCGGCATGGGCTTGGGCGACAAGTCGTTCGACGGGCTCCCGATCGACAACAGCTGGCTGGCCGTCTTCAACGAGCAGGGTGTGACCGGCATCGCCCTGGTGGCGGCGATCATCGTCGTGCTGGGCGGCGTCGCGCTGCTGCGGCCGCCGTCGCTGTCGAGGGCCTGCGCGATCTTCCTGATCAGCTACTGCGGGATCGCGTCGTACACCGAGGCCGGGCTGGGCGACGCCTCGCCCTATCTGCTGCATCTGGCCCTCGCCGCCTCGCTGCTGGCGACTCCTGCCGAAGCCGCTCCCCTTTCGACGCCCGTAGTCCCACGTCAACGCATCCCGCGATGGGCCCAGAGATCGGAGGTGAGCTGAGCATGCACGTCCTCGTGGTGCACAACCGCTACGCCTCGGCGCAGCCGAGCGGAGAGAACAAGGTCGTCGACCAGGAGGTGGCGCTGCTGCGCGGGGCCGGCCACCGGGTCGAGGTGTTCGAGCGGCGCAGCGACGACATCGCCGCCCGGTCCCTGCTGGGCAAGGTTGCGGTACCGCTGCTGGTGCCGTGGAACCCGGCGGTCCGCGCGGAGCTCGCCGCCCGGCTGCGCACCGAGCGGCCGGACGTGGTGCACGTCCACAACGTCTTCCCGCTCCTGTCGCCGGCGGTGCTGGCCGCCTGCGCCGACGCCGGTGTGCCCGCCGTCGCCACGCTGCACAACTACACCCAGGTCTGCCCGCCCGGCACGCTGCAGCGGGACGGGCGGCCGTGCACCGAGTGCGTCGGGTCGACGCCGCTGCCCGCCGTCCGGCACGGCTGCTACCGGAGCTCCCGGCTGGCGACGGTGCCGCTCGCGGTCAGCCTGTCGGTCAACCGGCGGCGGTGGTGGTCCGGCGTGGAGCGGTTCCTCTGCATCTCCGCGGCGCAGCGCGACGTCCTGGTGCGGGCCGGCTTGCCGGCCGAGCGGCTGGCGGTGAAGCACAACTTCGTGCCCGACCCGGACGACCGCCGAGAGGGTGACGGCGAGCATCTGCTCTACCTCGGCCGGCTCGCGGAGGCCAAGGGCGTGCGGCTGCTCATGGCCGCGTGGGACGAGGTCGCCGCCGGCGGCGGTGTGGGCGTGCCGCTCGTGATCGCCGGCACGGGGCCACTGGAGCCGGAGGTGACCGCCTGGGCGGCGGGCCGGGACGACGTGCGGTACGTCGGCCTGTACGACGCGGCGGAGTGCCGGAAGGCCGTCGCGCGGTCGGTCGCCGTGGTGGCGCCCTCGACGTGGCTGGAGGCGTTCGGCCTGGTGGTCGTGGAGGCGATGGCGGCCGGGGTCCCGGTCGTCGCCGCCGGTCACGGCGCCTTCGTCGAACTCGTCGAGGACGGCGTGACCGGGCTGCTGCACCGGCCGGGCGAGTCCGCCTCGCTCGCGTCCTGCATACGCCGGATCGCGGCCGGGCCGGACCGCAACCGGGAGATGGGCCGAGCGGCCAGGCGCCGATACGAGCAGGGCTTCAGCCCGGCCGTCGGCCTGGAGCGCCTGGTGGAGGAGTACCGCACCGCGATCGCGGGTCGGTCAGCACCGGCTCGGGGCGGGGACACCCGCGCGAGCAGGGGGGATGGAGACAGCAGATGACACGATGCCGACTCTGCGGCTCGGAGGCGATGGCGAGCGTCGTCGACCTCGGGGCGACGCCGCCATGTGAGAGCTTTCTCGCCGCGGACCAACTCGACCGGCCGGAACCGGCGTACCCGCTGCACCTGCGGGTCTGCACCGACTGCTGGCTGGCGCAGATCCCGCCGCTGATCACACCGGAGGAGACGTTCAAGGAGTACGCGTACTTCTCCTCGTACTCCACCTCCTGGGTGGAGCACGCGCGCACGTTCGTCGCCGACGCCGCACAGCGCCTCGGTCTCGGCACCGACGCCTTCGTGGTCGAGGTCGCCAGCAACGACGGGTACCTGCTGCGGCACGTGGTGGACCGGGGGATCCGCTGCCTCGGCATCGAGCCGTCGGTGAACGTCGGCGCCGCGGCGCGGGACGCGGGCGTGCCCACGCTCACGGAGTTCCTGAGCCCGGCGACCGGCTCGGCCGTCCGCGAAGAGCACGGCCCGGCGGACCTGGTCGTCGCCAACAACGTGTACGCGCACATCCCCGACGTCGTCGGGTTCACCCAGGGGCTGCGCGCCCTGGTCGCCGACGACGGCTGGGTCTCGATCGAGGTGCAGCACCTGCTGACCCTGATCGAGGAGAACCAGTACGACACGATCTACCACGAGCACTTCCAGTACTACACGGTCGCGGCCGCGATCCGGGCCCTGGCGAGCGGCGGACTCACGCTCGTGGACGTGGAGTTGCTGCCCACCCACGGCGGCTCCATCCGGCTGTGGGCCCGGCCGGCCGAGGTGGCCGGCGAGCCGACGCAGCGGGTGGCGGACGTGCTGGCCCGGGAGAAGGCCGCCGGGCTCCAGGAGCTGTCCGGGTACACCGAGTTCTCCGCCCGGGTGGCCAAGGTGCGCCGGGACCTCCTCAAGTTCCTCATCGAGGCGGCCGAGCGCGGTGAGACCGTCGTCGGTTACGGCGCTCCGGGCAAGGGCAACACCCTGCTCAACCACTGTGGCATCCGGCCCGACCTGCTGCCGTACACGGTCGACCGCAACCCCTACAAGCACGGCAGGTTCACCCCGGGCACCCGCATCCCGATCCTGCCGCCCGAGCAGATCGCCGCCGACAAGCCGGACTACGTCCTCGTCCTCCCGTGGAACCTGCGGGCCGAGCTGGTCGAGCAGCTGTCCTTCGTGCACGACTGGGGCGGCCGCCTGGTCTTCCCCATCCCGGAACTGAGCATTGTCGAGGTCAAGCGATGAAGGTCGTCCTGTTCTGCGGCGGTTACGGGATGCGGATGCGCAACGGTGCCGCCGACGACGTGCCCAAGCCGATGGCGATGGTCGGGCCGCGACCGCTGATCTGGCACGTGATGCGCTACTACGCGCACTTCGGGCACACGGAGTTCATCCTGTGCCTCGGCTACGGGGCTCACCACATCAAGGACTTCTTCCTCAACTACGAGGAGACGACGTCCAACGACTTCGTGCTGCGGGGCGGGCGGACCGAACTGCTGTCCACCGACATCTCGGACTGGACGATCACGTTCGCGCAGACCGGCATCGAGTCACCGATCGGGGAGCGGCTGCGCCGCGTGCGGCACCACCTGGACGGCGACGAGATGTTCCTCGCCAACTACGCCGACGTGCTCACCGACGCCCCGCTGCCGGAGATGATCGAGAAGTTCGCGCAGCGCGACGCCGGTGCGTCGATGATGGTGGTGCCGCCGCAGTCGTCGTTCCACTGCGTGGAGCTGGGCGAGGACGGCCTGGTGGGGGGTATCACCGCGGTGAGCGAACTGCCGCTGTGGGAGAACGGCGGGTACTTCGTGCTCCGCCAGGAGATCTTCGACCACATACCGGAGAACGGGGACCTGGTCGCCGACGGATGCGGCCAACTGGCCAAGCGGGGCCGCCTCGTGGCGCACCAGCACCGCGGGTTCTGGAAGCCGACCGACACCGTGAAGGAGCGGGCGGCGCTCGACGAGGCCTACGCCCGGGGCGACCGCCCCTGGGCCGTGTGGGAGCGGGACAGCGCGGGGGCGAGCGCGTGATCCGGCTCGGGGCCGGGCGCCCGGACCGGATCGTCGCGGTGGGCGCGCACTGCGACGACATCGCCATCGGCGCCGGCGGCTCGCTGCTGACGCTGTGCCTCGCGCGGCCGGGTCTCCGCGTCGACGCGCTGGTGCTCTCCGGCGGTGGCACCGAACGGGAGCAGGAGGAACGGGCCGCGCTCGCCGCCTTCTGCCCGGGCGCCGACCTGCGGCTGACCGTGCACAAGCTGCCGGACGGCCGGCTGCCCGTGCACTGGGACGAGGCCAAGGCCGCGGTCGAGGAACTGCGCGCGCAGACCGACCCGGACCTGATCCTGGCCCCGCGCACCGATGACGCGCACCAGGACCACCGCGGCCTGGCGCAGCTGATACCCACCGCCTTCCGCGACCACCTCGTGCTCGGCTACGAGATCGTCAAGTGGGACGGCGATCTCGGCCGTATGTCGGCGTACCAGCCGCTGTCGACGGAGATCGCCGAGGAGAAGGTACGGCTGCTGCAGGAGCACTACGCCTCGCAGCGCCACCGTCCCTGGTACGACCGGGAGGCCTTCCTGGGTCTTGCGCGGATCCGGGGCATCGAATGCCACGAGCGATACGCCGAGGCGTTCGCCGTCACCAAACTCACGCTCAGCCTGGGGGGTTGAACCATGCGCGTACTTCTGACCGGACACCAGGGATACCTGGGAACCGTCATGGCCCCGGTCCTCGCCGCCGCCGGACACGAGGTCGTCGGCCTCGACGCCGGCCTGTTCGCCGACTGCGTGCTGGGCCCGACGCCCGACGACCCGCAGGGGCACCGGGTGGACCTGCGCGACGTCACGGCCGAGCACGTGGCCGGCGTCGACGCCGTGATCCACCTGGCCGCGCTCTCCAACGACCCGCTGGGATCGCTGGCGCCGGAACTCACCTACGACATCAACCACCACGCCTCCGTACACCTGGCCCGGCTGGCCCGCGACGCCGGCGTGCGGCGCTTCCTGTACGCGTCGACCTGCTCGGTGTACGGCGCCGCCGGCGGCGAGGACCTGGTCGGCGAGGACGCCCCGCTGCGCCCGGTGACGCCGTACGCGGAGTCCAAGGTGCGGGTGGAGGACGATCTGCACGAGCTGGCCGACGGCGACTTCACCCCGGTGTTCATGCGCAACGCGACCGCCTTCGGCTACTCGCCCCGGCTCCGTGCCGACATCGTGCTGAACAACCTGGTCGGCCACGCGCTGCTGTCCGGCGAGGTGCTGGTGATGTCCGACGGCACCCCCTGGCGCCCCCTGGTGCACGCCGCCGACATCGCACGCGCCTTCACGGCCGCGCTGACCGCGCCGCGGGAAGCGGTGCACGACCGGGCGTTCAACATCGGCAGCGAGATCAACAACGTCACGGTCGCCGAGATCGCCGACCAGGTCGCCGAGGCGGTGCCCGGCTCCGAGGTGGTGATCACCGGGGAGACCGGCGCCGACCCGCGGTCGTACCGGGTGGACTTCTCCCGGTTCCGGGCCGCGATCCCCGGCTTCGACTGCGAGTGGACGGTGAAGCGCGGCGCGCTCGAACTCGCCGACGCCTACCGCGCACATGGGCTGACCCGGGAGGACTTCCAGCAGCGCTTCACCCGCCTCGCCGTGCTGCGCGCGGCGTCCGACGCCGGCGCCGTCGACGACACCCTGCGGTGGCGCCGGTGACCACGCAAGGAGAAGGAGGTGCCGGCGACGAGATGT
It includes:
- a CDS encoding O-antigen ligase domain-containing protein, producing MGTNHTSRIVGVVWGLLVLNTLGSTGARTIVPLPRSLIQMVTMGSLVAAFALALVVNPRVRIRASAYVFLLTLLLVPSLISSVDQGAGFGALFRCARLALFIGTLWLLSRWWDGGTTFVRHHIRMYFAVLGTVAAGLVVSPGTALSGEYGGRLVGVLWPLTPPQIGQYAAVIIGLTVLLLMGRRTDRTSAAVVIVPSLALLVLTHTRTATLGLLVGLVLAIGSLILTSAAARRFFTWAVLCATVAAVVFSSALQAWFLRGQSQENFASLTGRAKVWHALLAAPRTTSQYLFGMGLGDKSFDGLPIDNSWLAVFNEQGVTGIALVAAIIVVLGGVALLRPPSLSRACAIFLISYCGIASYTEAGLGDASPYLLHLALAASLLATPAEAAPLSTPVVPRQRIPRWAQRSEVS
- a CDS encoding glycosyltransferase encodes the protein MHVLVVHNRYASAQPSGENKVVDQEVALLRGAGHRVEVFERRSDDIAARSLLGKVAVPLLVPWNPAVRAELAARLRTERPDVVHVHNVFPLLSPAVLAACADAGVPAVATLHNYTQVCPPGTLQRDGRPCTECVGSTPLPAVRHGCYRSSRLATVPLAVSLSVNRRRWWSGVERFLCISAAQRDVLVRAGLPAERLAVKHNFVPDPDDRREGDGEHLLYLGRLAEAKGVRLLMAAWDEVAAGGGVGVPLVIAGTGPLEPEVTAWAAGRDDVRYVGLYDAAECRKAVARSVAVVAPSTWLEAFGLVVVEAMAAGVPVVAAGHGAFVELVEDGVTGLLHRPGESASLASCIRRIAAGPDRNREMGRAARRRYEQGFSPAVGLERLVEEYRTAIAGRSAPARGGDTRASRGDGDSR
- a CDS encoding class I SAM-dependent methyltransferase; amino-acid sequence: MTRCRLCGSEAMASVVDLGATPPCESFLAADQLDRPEPAYPLHLRVCTDCWLAQIPPLITPEETFKEYAYFSSYSTSWVEHARTFVADAAQRLGLGTDAFVVEVASNDGYLLRHVVDRGIRCLGIEPSVNVGAAARDAGVPTLTEFLSPATGSAVREEHGPADLVVANNVYAHIPDVVGFTQGLRALVADDGWVSIEVQHLLTLIEENQYDTIYHEHFQYYTVAAAIRALASGGLTLVDVELLPTHGGSIRLWARPAEVAGEPTQRVADVLAREKAAGLQELSGYTEFSARVAKVRRDLLKFLIEAAERGETVVGYGAPGKGNTLLNHCGIRPDLLPYTVDRNPYKHGRFTPGTRIPILPPEQIAADKPDYVLVLPWNLRAELVEQLSFVHDWGGRLVFPIPELSIVEVKR
- a CDS encoding glucose-1-phosphate cytidylyltransferase → MKVVLFCGGYGMRMRNGAADDVPKPMAMVGPRPLIWHVMRYYAHFGHTEFILCLGYGAHHIKDFFLNYEETTSNDFVLRGGRTELLSTDISDWTITFAQTGIESPIGERLRRVRHHLDGDEMFLANYADVLTDAPLPEMIEKFAQRDAGASMMVVPPQSSFHCVELGEDGLVGGITAVSELPLWENGGYFVLRQEIFDHIPENGDLVADGCGQLAKRGRLVAHQHRGFWKPTDTVKERAALDEAYARGDRPWAVWERDSAGASA
- a CDS encoding PIG-L deacetylase family protein, which gives rise to MIRLGAGRPDRIVAVGAHCDDIAIGAGGSLLTLCLARPGLRVDALVLSGGGTEREQEERAALAAFCPGADLRLTVHKLPDGRLPVHWDEAKAAVEELRAQTDPDLILAPRTDDAHQDHRGLAQLIPTAFRDHLVLGYEIVKWDGDLGRMSAYQPLSTEIAEEKVRLLQEHYASQRHRPWYDREAFLGLARIRGIECHERYAEAFAVTKLTLSLGG
- a CDS encoding NAD-dependent epimerase/dehydratase family protein — its product is MRVLLTGHQGYLGTVMAPVLAAAGHEVVGLDAGLFADCVLGPTPDDPQGHRVDLRDVTAEHVAGVDAVIHLAALSNDPLGSLAPELTYDINHHASVHLARLARDAGVRRFLYASTCSVYGAAGGEDLVGEDAPLRPVTPYAESKVRVEDDLHELADGDFTPVFMRNATAFGYSPRLRADIVLNNLVGHALLSGEVLVMSDGTPWRPLVHAADIARAFTAALTAPREAVHDRAFNIGSEINNVTVAEIADQVAEAVPGSEVVITGETGADPRSYRVDFSRFRAAIPGFDCEWTVKRGALELADAYRAHGLTREDFQQRFTRLAVLRAASDAGAVDDTLRWRR